One part of the Suncus etruscus isolate mSunEtr1 chromosome 2, mSunEtr1.pri.cur, whole genome shotgun sequence genome encodes these proteins:
- the SOCS4 gene encoding suppressor of cytokine signaling 4, with product MAENIENDCKDVDVRPKTTRSRSADRKDGYVWSGKKLSWSKKNESCSDAETVNVIEKTEVPLRSQERKHSCSSIELDLDHSCGHRFLGRSLKQKLQDAVGQCFPIKNCSSRHSSGLPSKRKIHISELMLDKCPFPPRSDLAFRWHFIKRHTAPINPKSDDWVSTDLSQSELRDIQLKRRNTEEEINCFSHTNVQPCVITTNTVSCGSGPLTGSVMNLVSNNSIEDSDMDSDDEIITLCTSSRKRNKPKWELDEDILQLETPPKYHTQIDYVHYLVPDLLQINNNPCYWGVMDKYAAEALLEGKPEGTFLLRDSAQEDYLFSVSFRRYSRSLHARIEQWNHNFSFDAHDPCVFHSPDITGLLEHYKDPSACMFFEPLLSTPLIRTFPFSLQHICRTVICNCTTYDGIDALPIPSSMKLYLKEYHYKSKVRVLRIDAPEQC from the coding sequence ATGGCAGAAAACATTGAAAATGATTGTAAAGATGTAGATGTAAGACCTAAAACTACCCGGAGTAGAAGTGCTGATAGAAAAGATGGTTACGTGTGGAGTGGAAAGAAGTTGTCTTGGTCGAAAAAGAATGAAAGTTGTTCAGATGCTGAAACGGTGAATGTTATAGAGAAAACAGAAGTTCCCTTAAGAAGCCAAGAACGAAAGCACAGCTGTTCATCCATCGAGTTGGATTTAGATCACTCCTGTGGGCATAGATTTCTAGGCCGTTCTCTTAAACAGAAACTTCAAGATGCTGTGGGGCAGTGCTTTCCAATAAAGAATTGTAGTAGCCGGCACTCTTCAGGACTTCCatccaaaagaaaaattcatatcAGTGAACTCATGTTAGATAAGTGTCCTTTCCCACCTCGATCGGATTTAGCCTTTAGGTGGCACTTTATTAAACGACATACAGCTCCTATAAATCCTAAATCAGATGATTGGGTAAGCACAGACTTATCTCAGAGTGAACTGAGGGATATTCAGTTAAAACgaagaaacacagaagaagaGATAAACTGTTTCTCACATACTAATGTTCAGCCCTGTGTCATAACCACAAACACTGTTTCATGTGGAAGTGGTCCTCTAACTGGTTCTGTAATGAACCTAGTTTCAAATAACAGTATAGAAGATAGTGATATGGATTCAGATGATGAAATTATTACACTTTGCACAAGTTCCAGGAAAAGAAACAAACCCAAATGGGAGCTAGATGAAGATATCCTGCAGTTGGAAACACCACCTAAGTACCACACCCAGATTGATTATGTCCACTATCTTGTACCAGACCTCCTTCAGATCAATAACAATCCATGTTATTGGGGAGTTATGGATAAATATGCAGCTGAAGCTCTACTAGAAGGAAAACCTGAAGGTACTTTTTTACTTCGAGATTCAGCACAGGAAGACTATTTGTTCTCTGTTAGTTTTAGACGCTATAGTCGTTCTCTTCACGCTAGAATTGAACAGTGGAATCACAACTTTAGCTTTGATGCACATGATCCTTGTGTCTTCCATTCTCCTGATATTACTGGGCTCCTAGAACATTATAAGGACCCAAGTGCCTGTATGTTCTTTGAACCACTTTTATCTACTCCTTTAATTCGGACTTTCCCCTTTTCCCTACAGCACATATGCAGAACAGTTATTTGTAACTGTACAACTTATGATGGTATTGATGCCCTTCCAATTCCTTCCTCTATGAAATTATATCTGAAGGAATATCACTATAAATCAAAAGTTAGAGTACTCAGGATTGATGCACCAGAACAATGCTAG